The following proteins come from a genomic window of Malus domestica chromosome 02, GDT2T_hap1:
- the LOC103413643 gene encoding splicing factor U2af small subunit B-like — MLPARKDWREFCQQLLLSNMYQRPDMLTNPGVDPQGQALDPRKIQDNFEDFYEDLFEELSKYGQIESLDICDNLADHMVGNVYVRFREEEHAQAALQNFTGRFYAGRPIIVDFSPVTDFREATCRQYEENVCNRGGYCNFMHLKKISRELRRRLFGRNKRRHSRSPQKHHRGGYQERLHGSRGSKWVGFEFRSWRFLSLDLHGFCSLLPLPSSL, encoded by the coding sequence ATGTTACCTGCTAGAAAAGATTGGAGGGAATTTTGTCAACAACTCCTCCTCTCTAACATGTACCAGCGCCCCGATATGCTCACCAACCCCGGCGTCGACCCCCAGGGCCAAGCCCTCGACCCCCGCAAGATCCAGGACAACTTCGAGGATTTTTATGAGGATCTGTTCGAGGAGCTGAGCAAGTACGGACAGATCGAAAGCTTGGATATCTGTGACAATTTGGCTGACCACATGGTTGGTAATGTGTACGTTCGGTTCAGAGAGGAAGAACATGCTCAAGCTGCGCTTCAGAATTTCACTGGCAGGTTCTATGCAGGGCGTCCCATCATCGTCGACTTTTCACCCGTGACGGATTTTCGTGAAGCTACCTGTAGGCAGTACGAAGAAAATGTATGCAATCGAGGTGGCTACTGCAACTTCATGCACTTGAAGAAAATTAGCAGGGAGTTGAGGAGGCGGTTATTTGGGAGAAACAAGCGAAGGCATAGCCGCAGTCCTCAAAAGCATCATCGTGGTGGTTATCAGGAGCGCCTACATGGAAGTCGTGGTTCGAAATGGGTCGGATTCGAATTTCGGTCCTGGAGGTTTCTATCTCTCGATCTTCACGGCTTCTgctccctcctccctctcccttcgTCTCTGTAG
- the LOC103431097 gene encoding probable LRR receptor-like serine/threonine-protein kinase At3g47570, whose protein sequence is MELYKFFPTVFFTYFCMHALVLHSCLGLRPRGNETDQLALLEFKASITNDPFGVMTSWNKTIHFCHWYGVSCGRRHQRVTRLDLRSSKLSGSISPHVGNLSFLRRIHLHNNSFSNQIPPDFGRLRRLQHLLLQNNSLSGEIPSNLSRCSQLLRISLAFNILVGKIPKELGTLSKLTDFAFHDNQLTGNFPNSFSNISSLEIISATNNKLYGSIPDIFGHMTNLTFLSFDANDLSGTIPPSIFNLSSITTFGVTLNKIQGTLPSNLGIAFPSLEYFSVGCNQFSGPIPVSISNASNLYHLDMGGNKLHGNVPSLENLPRLVRIDLSGSNLGSGGDGDLSFLCDLTNATGLERVEIQTNNLGGALPQCIANLSSSLLQFHASGNKLVGSIPNGFGYLVNLESFWLSANRLSGHIPPDVGKLHNLYQLNMGLNSLSGNVPSSFGNLSQLTILYLHENNLQGNIPLSTLAECENLRMLSLRVNNFSGVMSPEVISRLSSSFSVLDLSENHLTGFLPKEIGHFLNLEAFHISNNMLFGEIPPNLGSCTKLEFLDMAGNFFQGDIPSSLGSLRGLIRLSLSHNNLSGTIPEFLELFEFMQSLNLSYNNFEGMLPMEGIFSNASAISVEGNSKLCGGIPDLHLPECKLQRSKKGGLSLTVKWVISLIFGLLGITFAILFWYLCSVRRERKEHTSSDSEEFLRLSYRSLLNATNGFSISNFIGMGSFGSVYKGVLEQGETVAIKVINLVHRGASKSFIAECEAFRNIRHRNLLKVLSVCSGIDYRGCEFKALVYEFMVNGSLEEWLHPTETIGENIERPRSLIFPQRLSIAIDVDVALDYLHHHCETPIVHCDLKPSNVLLNDDMVGHVGDFGLIKFLRKTTQSRDGNYSSSVGVKGTIGYAPPEYGIGHEVSTRGDMYSYGIMLLEMFTGKRPTDEMFQGTLNLHNFVKAASPEQMVEIVDPLLAYEGVEESLIAILAIGVACSAESPRERLDISEVITKMCRIRNKLQENSIGE, encoded by the exons ATGGAGCTTTACAAGTTCTTTCCAACTGtgtttttcacatatttttgtaTGCATGCTCTTGTTCTTCACTCGTGCCTTGGTTTGAGACCAAGGGGAAACGAGACAGATCAACTGGCCTTGCTAGAGTTCAAGGCTAGCATAACCAATGACCCCTTTGGAGTCATGACTTCGTGGAACAAAACCATCCACTTCTGCCATTGGTATGGAGTTTCATGCGGTCGTCGTCACCAGAGGGTCACCAGGTTGGACCTGCGGTCCTCGAAACTTTCGGGCTCTATATCACCCCATGTCGGAAACTTGAGTTTCTTGAGACGGATTCATCTACACAACAACAGCTTCAGCAATCAAATACCTCCAGATTTTGGCCGTCTGCGCAGATTGCAACATTTACTATTGCAGAATAATTCACTGAGTGGTGAAATACCCTCCAACTTATCCAGGTGCTCTCAACTCCTAAGAATTTCTCTTGCTTTTAATATTCTCGTAGGAAAAATTCCTAAGGAGCTTGGCACCTTGTCCAAGCTAACAGATTTTGCATTTCATGACAACCAGCTCACAGGAAATTTCCCCAACTCCTTTTCCAACATATCATCACTTGAAATTATTTCTGCAACTAATAACAAATTGTATGGGAGTATTCCAGATATATTTGGCCACATGACCAATCTTACATTTCTTTCTTTCGACGCAAATGACCTGTCAGGTACGATTCCCCCCTCAATCTTCAATCTCTCTTCTATCACAACCTTTGGCGTGACACTTAACAAAATCCAGGGGACTTTGCCCTCAAACTTAGGTATTGCCTTTCCAAGCCTTGAATATTTTTCTGTTGGCTGCAACCAATTTAGCGGACCTATTCCTGTTTCAATTTCCAATGCTTCAAATCTGTATCATCTTGATATGGGAGGAAACAAACTACATGGAAATGTCCCTTCTTTAGAAAATTTACCTAGGCTTGTGAGGATAGATCTTTCTGGGAGCAATCTTGGAAGTGGGGGAGATGGCGATTTGAGCTTTCTTTGCGATTTGACTAATGCCACTGGTTTAGAACGGGTAGAAATTCAAACTAACAATTTGGGCGGTGCCTTGCCTCAATGTATAGCCAACTTATCTTCTTCTCTTTTACAATTCCACGCGAGTGGAAACAAATTAGTAGGAAGTATACCAAACGGGTTTGGATATTTGGTTAACTTGGAGAGCTTTTGGCTGTCTGCGAACCGACTTTCAGGTCACATTCCACCGGACGTTGGAAAGCTTCATAACTTATATCAACTAAATATGGGCTTGAACTCTCTTTCAGGGAATGTTCCATCCTCTTTTGGAAATTTAAGTCAATTAACTATATTATATTTACATGAAAACAACCTTCAAGGCAATATCCCTTTGAGTACTTTGGCAGAGTGTGAGAATTTGAGAATGTTATCTCTTCGTGTTAACAATTTCAGTGGTGTCATGTCTCCTGAAGTCATCAGTCGTCTGTCATCTTCATTCTCTGTTTTGGATTTATCTGAAAACCATTTGACTGGATTCCTACCAAAAGAAATAGGGCATTTCCTAAATCTGGAGGCTTTTCATATCTCAAATAACATGTTATTTGGTGAGATTCCTCCAAATCTTGGGAGTTGTACTAAATTAGAGTTTCTAGACATGGCTGGGAACTTCTTCCAAGGGGATATTCCATCTTCTTTGGGTTCACTAAGAGGTTTAATAAGGCTATCTCTATCTCACAACAACTTGTCAGGCACGATTCCAGAATTCTTGGAGCTGTTTGAATTTATGCAATCTTTGAACCTCTCCTATAATAATTTTGAGGGCATGCTACCAATGGAAGGGATTTTCAGTAATGCAAGTGCCATATCAGTAGAAGGAAATAGTAAACTTTGCGGTGGAATACCTGACTTGCATTTGCCAGAATGCAAATTACAACGTTCCAAGAAGGGAGGATTGAGTCTAACCGTCAAATGGGTAATCTCTCTTATTTTTGGTCTTCTTGGAATCACGTTTGCCATCTTGTTTTGGTACCTTTGTAGCgtaaggagagagagaaaggagcaCACTTCAAGTGATTCAGAAGAATTTCTCAGGCTATCTTACCGAAGTCTTCTAAATGCAACAAATGGATTCTCCATTTCCAACTTTATTGGTATGGGAAGTTTTGGGTCTGTTTATAAAGGAGTACTCGAACAAGGTGAAACAGTTGCCATCAAGGTAATCAATCTCGTTCATCGTGGGGCTTCCAAAAGTTTCATTGCTGAGTGTGAGGCTTTCAGAAATATCAGACACCGTAATCTTTTGAAGGTACTCTCTGTATGTTCGGGGATTGACTATCGTGGTTGTGAGTTCAAGGCCTTAGTATATGAGTTCATGGTTAATGGGAGCTTAGAGGAATGGTTGCATCCAACTGAAACAATTGGTGAAAACATTGAGAGACCAAGGAGCTTGATTTTTCCTCAAAGGTTGAGTATTGCAATTGATGTTGATGTGGCATTGGATTATCTTCATCATCATTGTGAGACGCCAATAGTCCACTGTGACCTCAAACCCAGCAATGTTCTTCTCAATGATGATATGGTTGGACATGTAGGGGACTTTGGTTTGATAAAGTTTCTTCGAAAAACTACTCAGAGTAGAGATGGTAATTACTCAAGCTCTGTCGGAGTAAAAGGGACAATAGGTTATGCTCCTCCAG AGTATGGTATTGGACATGAAGTGTCGACACGAGGTGACATGTATAGTTACGGCATCATGCTGTTGGAAATGTTTACAGGAAAAAGACCAACGGATGAAATGTTTCAAGGAACTTTAAAccttcataactttgtcaaGGCAGCTTCTCCAGAGCAAATGGTAGAGATTGTGGATCCCCTTCTTGCTTATGAAGGAGTAGAAGAAAGCTTGATTGCAATATTAGCAATTGGTGTTGCTTGCTCTGCAGAGTCACCCAGAGAAAGGTTAGACATTAGTGAAGTTATCACGAAGATGTGTCGGATCAGAAACAAACTTCAGGAAAATAGCATAGGTGAATAG